The Patescibacteria group bacterium genomic sequence CTCAAAAACTTTCTTAAAACCTATATTCATCCACCAAGATATAGATCTCTGTCGGTCATGATTGTCAAGGACCAACCATTTAGTCCCTCTTAGTTGGCTGAAGATGTGAGCTGTCTTTTCTCTATTGGCCAGCGAGAAATCGCCAAGATGGATAACTAAGTCATCTTTCTTTACTACTCTATTCCAGTTCTTTATTAAGGTAGAATTCATCTCTTCAATAGAAGAGAATGGTCTTTGTTCGTAGGCAATTATATTTGTATGCCAGAAGTGAGTATCTGAGATTAGGAAGACTTGAGTCATTTCCTATTTCCTTAATAATATCAAGTACTTAGTGGACCCGAGAGGAGTTGAACCTCTGTCTTTTAACGTTCTGAAAATTCTTCTTCCACATGCTTGATTGGCTCGAACTAATCTCAGGACAGCCAACTAATCCTGAGCCTGCCCAGCGCCTCCACCACCAGCTTATAGGGAAAGCTGGAACCCATCCGTGTAATTGCGCCTCTTTGAATACTCGGACTCCTCTTCAAAGACACGGGCAGCTCTTAGGCCGCCATCAACTCCGGTGTTTCGGCAGTTGTAGTTTCTAAGCCTTTTTAACCCGGCGACCTAGAAAGCCGGGGCATGCAGAATCTCCTTCTTCGTCAAAATCGAAACCGTTACGGGCCCGCGAAAACTATTTAGATAAAGGGATCTTCCCAGATATAGCACTCACAGCTTTTATCTTGGGGAGGATGGTAACCCTTTTCTCTTATTGGCTCTTCTCTTTGCTCTTCGTATGTTTCATTAACTATTTTCCGAATAATTGCACGATTGCGTTCTTCTTCTTGTCCTTTCTGCTTTTTATGCAACCAGGGACAAGATCTTATCTTTTTAAACATTATTAGCTCCTGTTGAGAGGATAGGCCTCGAACCTATATCTTCCTCATTACAATTGAGGGCGTTACCAGTTACGCTACCTCTCAATAACTTATTGTAAATCAACTTGTTCATTCTCGAAAACTCCGATGATAGAGTCTCCATTACTATCTTTCCAATTATCATTCTGGACATTGAAGACTATTTCTGGAGCATTAGGGTCAGGATAGATTTCAACTACTCTTGCTTTACCGCCAGAATAAATTCCATATGCTTTTGTTATAACTGTTCTTCCAATAAGCGCAGATCCTAATCTATTAACTAATTCTTTTGCTAACATTTTTTATCTCTTCCCTACTATAAATTGCTGTTTGCAAATTGGCATTGGTCCGTCGGCACACTCAAATCCGCCACCATTATCACACGGTGGACATCCGTTTTCGTCTACTCCGACAGCGTTCAAATACTCGTTCCATTGTCTGTTGATCTCATCGCTACTGGTCAATCGCATTTCTTTCAGACCATTTTGGAATGCCATTCCTGCGAAAAATGACACCGCAGCAACAATGGCACACCACCAGCTTTCGATCATCATTTTCTAACTCCTCCCCACCGCGAGGGCTGCGCGTTCTTTGCGCCAACGCTGAATCCTATCATCCGCAACTGACCAGTATTTCAGGTCGCTGTCGATCCACCAGTTGACGAATTCCTGTGCACTCTCTATTCGCAGCCTCTCGCACTCGGCTTCTTTCTCAGCAAGCTGTTTGCGAAGTTCATCAAGATCGGATTGGGCATTGGGAGAAATGAAGATATCGCGTGAGTTATTTATCTCTCGTGCTTTTTCTACAGAATATCCACAATCACATGCTGGACAAATACCTGGCCCGCCCATTGAATGTCCACCATAATCACACCCACAGCGGTTACACCGTTGCATTTCTTACTCCTCTTCCGCTACGCTAGTAGTATTAATCATCGATATTATCTCATTTGCGCGTCCATATGGACATGGATGTGGATGTAATGTATGTGTTTGACAATATCCATTTGTTCTTTAGTCTAAATTTGTAGTTACAAATAGTATTTGAAGAATTTCCCAATTCTCGCGTGGGAATAGCTTTAGATATTCCTCCGCCGCGACAAGATTAGCCCAAAATTTAGCTAGATGAATTTCTGTCTGATAAGGATATCCTCCAGAATCTCTGTCTAGAGCTATATACTTATTAGAATTCTTATCAAGAATTATATAGATTTGATTTTTCATTTGATTCCTTTGTGCCAGGACTAGAGAATCGAACTCTAGATTGTGCGCCTTCAGCAACCATCAAGCAGCGCATCCTCCATCGATCACCTATTTTGTTTTTGATGGTTTTGAGTGCTCTTACCTTTTGAGCGTATCCCGGCAAAATTGCTGGCCTGGGCGTCTCAGCCAGCATGCGAGACTTCAGCCTCAACTTATCAGATCCCATCTCCGATAAGGATATCTCGTTTGTTTGGTTCTTTTAACGTGCGACACCAACAAGACACGGGGGAATCTTCTAGTAGCCGAAGAGAATTACTCTTCGGCCTCTTTGTCGTCATCCTCGTCATCGAAGAACTCTTTGAATGGAACGAAGGGATACTCCTCGTCCTCTATGCCCTCGGGTATAGTTTCGGCACGAATACCCTTGATGACAGTACTCTTTCCTGGCCCATCGCCACATTGGCAAAACTGTTCAAAACAGTGCATCATTTGATCTTCGTTGTCGCACTCGATGAACGCATCGGGCCTACCGTCAATGTTATCCAGAAGGATTACAAAATACTTTTCGTCAGCCATTAGTTCCTCCTAATAGTAGACTCCTGGACTTCCAGCGCCACCAGGAAAATCTTGGGTGTGCACACCCTGAAGTATATGCTGGTACCAGCAAAAATACTTCTTTTAGCTGTTTGTAGTAGAAATTGCTGGTTACCGAATCCAGCGCCAACCTATCGTTTTGGCGGCTCCTTAAAGATTTTAAACTCCAGGTGTCCTTTCGCTTTCAGCGAGCGCTTACTAACTACTTGCTTCGGCCTGTCAGAGATCAGAGATCTTTTTCTATCACGGCTACCTACATGTTTTATGTCGAAGGTGCCCTACGACAAACTCGTTAGAGGCCCTACTCGGCAGAGCCCTCTCCCTCGGCCTTCTCTTCGGAGACCTTCGGGCCTCGGCGCTCCAGCTTGGAGGCAATGACCTGAAGGAACTTGGTCGCCTCATCCTGAGAAATCGCTTTCTCCTCGGTGAGGATCTCCAGGACCCGATTGGCTTGAACGGACAAAGGAGCATCCAGGAGATCGATCCTGATGGGGTGGAAGGTCGGGTTCGCGTAGGCCACGAACTCCTTCCCGCACGAGCAGCGGGTGACCCTCATGCCGTCTGTGCTGTTTCCCTCGCGGATCTGGGTAGCCTCCGCACGGGTCGTCAGATGGCCCATGACGGACACCCGCATGCCAGCCTCCAGCCGCCTGAAGGCCTTCACCGTCGGGCTGTCGTCTCGACCCTCGACGATGACCTGAACCGCCTTCTTGTGGCGGCGCGGATAGCCGTTGACCATGATCTCCTTGCCGGTCTCGTCCTTCATGACGCGACCCGCAGGATCATCCACGAACATCGTGAACCGACGGAAAGGCTTCCCGTCCTTGTTCGTGGTCTCGCGAGGAGCGAGCTTCGCTGACCCGACCATGCCAAACATCGTTGTGAAATCCATTGTCTCTTTCCTTCCGTTTCTAGTCGCCGAGAGAAATTTCTCAGCGACGCGCAAAACAATTTTCTATAAATATTGGACAAACACGTACACTGTATTTATAGTGCCATTAAAATAACAGTGTTTTCAAGTACTTATCAAAGATAAAGTAGCTTATTTGGTTCGTCTACTCATTCTCCCCCGAGAAAGGGAATTTTTCGTTTAACAACCGAGAATAAACTCTTAAAAACAGACTGCCTAGGATACATGATGTCGTAGCAATTATGATTGCCTGAGGCAGCGAACCAATTGAAATTACTGTGATAAATACACAGGACCAAAGTGGTGCAAGAGCAAAGGTTCTGTGCTGGCACATGAAGATTCTTAGAGTTTGAGGGATTATTAGCCGCCAGAGAAGGATCATGGCGGCCAGAACAAGAAGCTGAGTAGTAATTATCTGAAACGATAGAGACCACATGTTTATTCCTTTGAGTAATTTTTTGCAACTTCCTCTGCCCAGGCACGTAGTTTTCCTGTTACTGGATAAGGCCATTTTTCATCAGAAAACATTGCTGCTACATGTCGCATTGCTCCATCAGACAAAGCTTCATCTTGTGATGCTTCCTGAATAAGACGAAGGCGTTTTTGTAGCTGTTTTATTTCGACCTCAAGATCTTTGATGCGATCTTGTGCCATCTTATCTAAATCTTGCTCAATACTCATAATAATCCTTTATCTGTGATTTTCTGTATCGAAGTAATCTTCGACCAGCTTGAAGTCTCCGCAATAGCGGCCAATCTGATGCCTTCCCTTGCTACGGCCATAAGGGATATTATTCTTCTTGTTCCAGGCTTTTACGTCGCCCTTGAAAGAATGAATCTCTCCAGTTCCCTGATAGTCCGGGTCGGACCAGATGAAGTTTCCAAACCTGGTTTCGATCAGAAACTCTTCCCCGAAGTTCCAGGTAAAGTCTCCAATTTCTTCAGCGAGTTCGTCTTCAGAAATATGCATGAAAATTTCCTCCTTAGATACAGTAGTCGTCTCCGTCTTCGACAACTACACAGGAGTTAGGACAGGTGATTGATCCAAGAAACCAATACCCGCATTTAATGTTGTCTTCTTCTGAAACAGAACAATGTCCAATATTTTCTCTGAGTAGAAGGTCTGTCTCTGAACCACAGTAATCATAATTTATTGATTCGTTAAATTCTAAGTCATCAGTATCTTCAGGATCACCATGGAATTCGTATTCAGGATTACTATGATCACAAATAATACCTTCACACTGTTCGGGAATACAATAAGCAGGTTCCATTTCCGAACTAATTTCCACACACTTATAGTCGCAAACTTCAACACTGCTACTGTAGTTACAAACTCCATCAGTACATGTGGCGTCGCCACTATACTCAATGACTGTAGTTTGGTCGGCCGAACAATGATCAGCAGGCGGAGTATCACAGATCTGATCAACGTCTGAACAGTCTGTGTCGATGTAGCCCGCATCAGTCCCGGCATCAGAATCCGAATCGTTATCTGAGTCGGTGCCCGAATCAGGATCCAGCTGAATGAAGCCATCCTCTGAACAAGCGGCCATCAGGATCGCGAAAACGAATACGAACTTCATGATTTTCTCCTTCTAAGCTTCTGATAAAGCTTTCTTGCCAAGGATTCCCCCAGATTTGCTGGAGATAGCATTGAAACCAAGCTGTTTCTCAAGCACTGTTATTTGGGCGCGAAGCTTTTTAATATCTTCATTATTGGGGGTAATAGAGGAAGCAGCCTCTACTGCCTGCTTGGCCATTGTGTATTCAAGGCCACCATATCTGAGAGCACTGATGACTTCCCAGACATTGTCCAGGTTCATAGCGAACAGGGTCCCAACAACAATTGCTCCCCAGATGAGGAGGTTGAATGCAGGGCCAAAGACAATGAGCCCAAGAGGCAGGCCAATTACAAATGCCATACCAGCAATAGTCAGCCGGGTGACATTTACTTGGCCGTTAAGTCTGGTAATCCCAACAAGGGCCCCACCAGTAAGAACTGTAGCGGTAGTTGCTTTAGAGATAAAGCTAGTTGTCTTCTTGAGAAGTGCTTTGATCTTAGTTGCCAGCCACCTGAGGAATCTCATCTTTTGCCTCCTTGATGTCAACGATTCGATCCTGAAGCTTGATGACTCCAGAGTCACAGAAGCTTGCCATGGCGTAGGAAGGCATCGTTATCACTGAGAAAACGACTGCCAGGGCAGACAGGATTCCAACTCCTGCACGAGCAAGAAACATCTTGGCCTTGAAGCCGCCAACAAAGGTGGCGAACCAGCGCCCAAGCCCTGAAACAATTCTCCAGGCATTCTTGCCAAGACTTGCACAGGTCTCGATCAGGCGAATAAAAAGGTTCTTCTTCTCGGCGATAGGCTCAGCCAACTTTACATTCTTAGACATTCTAATTCCTTTCTCTACTCTGTAATGCATATTGCATACAGAGTCTCTACGTGATTTGGCGCGCGGTTACAACAAGTAAACTTTGTTGAACCGAGCCCTAGCTTTAAAAGTAAATGACAGCATTCCTGAATATGGAATGGAGTTACAGGAACACTTAAAGCTTGAATAATTAATGCTTGAACTGCAGACGTCAAAAATGTGTTATTAAGAGTTTTTACCTCATTAATAATTGCTTCTCTATATGTGAATAGATATTCTTCAGGAGACAGGTTCATGTCATCTATTTCGTCCATGCTACTGCCTTGGTCTTGAGTAGTAATCAATCACCTCAAAATCCGCCCTGATACGAGCGATTTCAGGCTGCTGAAGATAGAAGGTAGTTACTGTTCCATCAAGATAGGTAACTATGATGACAGGATTTCTATTTGTCCCGGCAAATCGAATACGATGAAAGGTCATTCCCTGATACTCGAACATCGGTCTCTGTTGATCAACATGTACAACACGAGAAGGATGATGTGGATAGCAATAGTCATTAGTGCTTCTGACAACGCAGCCGCTTAGTGCCAGTGCCACAATTAGAACGACAAGTCGCTGTCCCATTTGAATTCTGTCCTTGCTTTTGCTCGCGCCTGCTCTTGAGCACGAGCAATTACTTTCGCTTTTCGCGAAACGAGTTCTTCCTTCTTTGCGCACCAGCTACAGAGACACATCAGATTTGCATACTCAGCATGAGTCTTTGCCTTTATCGGCCGGTAGCAAAGGATACATCTAAATTCTGAAGTCATTATGTTACTCCGTAGATAAAAGGATAAAGATGGCGAAACAGATGGAGAGGTAGATAATGATAAAGTTAATTATCACGAATTAGCTCGCGAGCAGCTCTAAGATTTTTGAGAGTCTGTTCAAGTTCAGTGATAGAAGCATCCAGATAGTCCAGAGCTTCTACCTTGTCCATGGTAGTTTTGATAGAAGCCGCTGCTTCGCCAGCAGCTTTATCTATTTCGCGAATCGAAGCCATTTCTTTTCTGACTTCCTGAAAGAAGTTCTTTGTCTTTGTAAAGATATTCATTTTACCACCCGAAGGTGAGCTGTTTGGCACTGAGTCTCTTTCTGTTTCTAACAATCAGAGCCCTTCTATTGAGTTCTTTCGCAACGAGCTTATAGTCTATTCCATATAGCTCAGCGGCAATATGAATTGCCAGACCGGGCTTATAGACGTTCGCTCTCAAGAGAGCAAGAGCATGATCAGCTGCTGCCTTGATGATTGCTGCGGTCATGAAAACCTCCTATTCTGTGAAGGTTCCACCCAGATTAATTAAGTTTGTCTTTAGGATAAGATTCAGTAGGAATGGGAAGGTTGTTAGCAGATAGGTGC encodes the following:
- a CDS encoding metallophosphoesterase, which produces MTQVFLISDTHFWHTNIIAYEQRPFSSIEEMNSTLIKNWNRVVKKDDLVIHLGDFSLANREKTAHIFSQLRGTKWLVLDNHDRQRSISWWMNIGFKKVFEFPIIYKDFYILSHAPVYMNAQMPYLNLHGHIHSKTYKESFYKNVSVECIDYTPIEFGAATKREE